Genomic segment of Nilaparvata lugens isolate BPH chromosome 6, ASM1435652v1, whole genome shotgun sequence:
ATATATGGTCACGAGAACCTTCAAACAACAACCATTGAAGGAAAACTATTAATATCATAAGAAACAATGAAAGAATATACCACCTATTTTGAAACCAATCacaaaaagaagcaataatagaataataattcatatgaaAAGAGAATTTTCTGCATGGGCTTTCTCTGCAAATTCCGTATTTTTATTCTCACTTTAGTTTTGCTACTTAGGAATTTGGTGTTCTATATTACTGACATAATATCATCACAAATTTAAAAAGATCTTCCATCTCTGTGATGTCATCGACCGACGCTGTCGTCCTTGTAAAAGAGTCATACTTTGTTGTCGTGCCACTTTTTCACTGCACGCTCACGATGAGGTACCACTTCCTGGCAGCTCTATAGTGTTAGTGCATCTACAATCAAAAGGATTTTTCATCTCTCAAAAAGGAAGCCAGTTCTTGTTCTTGTGTTCTTGTCTAGATTTTGTAACGTTCAGTTTCGCAGATGCCTGGTAAATGCAGTAGTGCTTGTTGAATAGTGTTAAAAAGTTGTGATACTAGTGGCTAAAAAATGGCAGATTTAGATTCTTTATCAGACGCAGAACTCAGAAAAAAATTAGCAGAACATAATATATCTGCAGCTATAACTGGAACCACAAGGAAGATATACATCAAAAAGTTGAAGCAGTTGATGGGCCAGGCGGATTTGAATGATACAGCACCCAATCGTAGCTCTGGAAAGTTTAGTTCTGGCGAGTCAAGTGAAGATGAATTGAAGAAACCTGCAACTCGTAGCAAGAAAAATACTCCTTCAAAAGTAGTGAGTCCCACCGTCAAAACTACCAGACGCCGTTCTCCGGGCCGTGCTTCAGGTAATTACAACGGCGAAACTCACACATTCTCTGGCGACGAACAAGTTGATAACGCTCAAGACACTCGTTCAATTGATACTTCATATGAAAACAGAAGTTCAAACAAGATTTCTAGTCGACGAAGCTTGCATCCTGATTCTGATTTAAGTATTGGTCGTTCAAACAGTCAGTTACCTTCTTACGAAAATGGCTTCAACAGTGCAAATTTGGAGGGAACCAGATCTTCGTTATCATCAAGTGCTAGCAGATTGTCTAGAGGATTGGATGGTTCAATTATATTCCCATCGGCAAGTCTTTCTGAAGGCAGATTCAAGTCAAGATTCTTGAATAACGACAATGCTTCATCACTCACCGCTAAACCACTCGGTGACAGCAATTTCATATCCGAATTGAAAAGTCGTTACGGTGCAAATAAATCAGCTTCATCTACATTCTCCAGTAGATTTGGTGAGTTAATAAGCTATGTTTATGAATAACTGTTTAGGCTAAAATATTTTCATGGAGAATCATATCAACAATGAAGTCAAGAATTCAAATACTTAATAAATTTGCAAGTCAGTACGCTACAACTTCAAGTCCAATATTAAGAACTTTGCTCTTGAATCAAGTCAAAACTATCTGTGCTAAATGCAAGAGTAATGCTTTAAATACATTGCAacgatttatttttaattctaacaATACTGTACAGCTTTTACAATAACCAACCAGTTTtcttgatattttattaatgatctggatttttttcccatttattgaATATCTcttttttgttataattttagtaCCTTGTCAACTTTGACGAACCAATTGCTGTATTTGATGGCTTAAAGGCAATTAAATCatttatcaatagaaaaacTACTGTTGTAATTTGTGATCTTAGATAGTTTAGTGTCCTATCAAATTTGTATAATGGCTCTTGTCTTTTCAGGAAATGATGTCAAGGAAAGTGACGACGAAGATCATATCGCAAACACTGTTACTCAGCCCACTAACGCCAGGTCAGTTAAATCATCtgcttattatatttttgttaatcaatttctacttgtttgtaaagtttttactttccttgccctattaccaaaggtaaggaaagtattgcttttcaaaaaaaattaaggtatctcaatttctaaatttctagctatacgtttcaaggtcctttgagtccaaaaagtggttttggggtattggtctgtaataTATGTGTGTAGCCTGCACGATATCTcaactcccaattaacggaatgacttgaaatttgaaagttaAGGTcgttacactataaggatccgacacgagcaATTTCGATCAATTGCAATTtgagatggcggcaaaaatatgtcaaaaacagggtttattgcgattttctcaaaaattgctccaacgattttgatcaaatttatacctagaatagtcattgataagctctgtcAACTGcaataagtcccatatctgtaaacattttagaagctccgccccatctatgcaaagtttgattttagatttctaATAATCAGGCTTCaaaacaatttaaacgaaacattttaaatggaaaagattgagcatgaaaatctctataatCAATgcccagtaacattttcacctaaaattctaaataagctcgaaattcgagaatatGTGATTATTGAAATGCAAACTTTTTGAGggaggcaactgttgattctatttaatcattcactggCAGAGATAGCAGAATTTATCTCGTCAGCtgatcaaatttgaattatattttcgaaaactCGTCTCTTACGCCGGAGACACACGAGGCAGttttttctgaaattttcataacggcaaggaaagttgtgtgagtgcgccacaccagatttttgctaTTCGTGTCTGATAGATAGCTAGCCATATGCTCGCCTTGATGTACTGACGTCATCAGCCATTACATCCTCATGTGCTTGGTGTATGTCAAGagaatacagtaggcctatatccTGGCTGCCCGTAGTAATTCACTACCACAACACAAGGCACCGTGAGCTATTTTATGTCCCTAGGAGATGCTTCCACCGATCAAAGGCCAGTTATAGGATTCTTGCactgaaattattcaacaagCTGCCTCCTGGAGTGAAGAATTTGAATGTGGCCGCCTTCAAGAGAACCATCAGGAAGCTGCTTTGTGACAAggcatattattataaaatttttagtataatatatttttggactgtGAATTTCTGTGATTATTATAAGAAATTATCACATAACCAGAACCTTGTTTggactattttttttttttttgttgaaattagcgaggggaacagttttgggtttatcctgttgattctctcccaatcatttaaCTTATTTGATGTAatcgaaataaataaataatgtgaatGAATTTATGGGTGATAATTTGCATTTTTATTTAGAGTTGTCTGGATCTAACATCTGATTAGTTTGTGATTGTGTGCATTGAGATTGAATCCAACGATCCCACAAGTGTGAGTAATGTATTGTATGAAGCAGAAGGTATTAaatgtatttcaatttttaaaatatgaatacAATAATAGACGAAAATTGTCTAATTaaagtattgaatgtaattaattttgTCTGCAGACCGAGATACTACAAATGGACCGCTGCAGAAAGTCCATGGTGGAAGAATTCGTCAGTGGTCTCCATGAGTCTAGTTGCATTTCTGGGCGTTTTCTTCTTGATGATATTCCTCATCTATCTCGGTGCAGCACGAAAAGATGCATCCATTTCCTCCCCAGGTAAAATCTCATTCATACATACTTCAGCTTTAATCATTCATACTTTTTAATGAGTTAATGTTGTGATCCAATTTCCTAAAAACCTATATTGGGtttgatcacattgaatgcttataatatgtgcaagtgcaagcttggttatgcatgaccatgcgtgcagatgagaaacaaaatctgtaCAGAGCAATAGGCACCCTCACACTAAATGCATGCACGTACTGGTtacgttcagtgtgagcagctacagacaAGTCACAAAGTGTTTGtatggctctttccagattttgtttttctgcTCATGCATGATTTGACGTGTACTCGCaaacgcattcaatgtgatcacacccgtAACAGAATTACATCATTACTAATACCACAGTATACAGCAATATAAGACACTTGCTTTATCATCTTCCGAAAAATACACTAGCTATTAATTTCATTTAAGCATTTTACCCATAACACATGTAGACTTACATCAGTCtgtatttaatataattttgtttaataaattgACTAGTGCGCTTTCTATTTTTAGTAACACATATTACGACACAAAATAATGAGTAGCCATAAAAAATTCCGTTAATAAATATGTATAATATTAACCTAAGTCACTGATTCTATAATgttccaaaaaattatatttgaaacccccagtttttagctattttttcaaaaataaaactattattgTATTTGCTAAGGTTAGATACAGTTTCTAGTGATTCATTTTCTTTATCAAGTCATTGTCGAATTAAATGCCTTCCctaattattaatataagaCTAACTGTGTCGTTTTTCAACTAATATACTCTGTATTCGTATCATAGTTTCTAATCTAGTCAGTTTGACAGCTAATCTCATAAAATCATGGTCTCTAATGATTGTTTGATTCAGTATTCCAATGTTGGAATAATACTTTGATGAGTCGCCTCTTCATCTACCTAGTTTATTGTTGGACTTTGTTGGGCTTACTTAGTAGTGTTTTCTAACTTACATGAGGACTGTTGGTTTGTAACATCTTGTGTTGTGCCTGTCTTTACTTCAACTTTCAATTACTTCTTGACTTTGTCCATCAAGAAGTGATTGGATTGATGTTCTCAACCTAAGATAATAATGGATCGTTCCTGTGCATCTTTCCTTTACTTGGGTTCGATTCCTGGCTTGGTTtggcataatttattattctattcattagCAAAGGCCACGCTGTAACTATCAAAGAATTCTTCCAAAATTTCAGGAAATATTCGAATTTATTAGAACTAGAAGCTTTGCTGTTTTTCAAAGGACTGAAAAATATACAACTTGTAATAAATTGATAGAGTAGtagaaattcaaatattatatctgtaaAGGTATGTTTCAAGTATACATACCTTTCGGGTTTAAAGTGTTAGGAAATTACTAAAAATGCATATTCTGGACTTGACCCAATTAAATTCTTcctcattttttattaataatctcTAATGTCGATCTTTTCATTTGTTGCATGAAGTAAAACATGATTTCATTAGCAAACAGTTGTAATAGGTATAGAAAGTTTAATCATTcaagtaaataatttatttttttgaaaattgaatacacATTTCAAAGCTCAAATATGCCGCATTCTTGTCCTTTATTAACGACTTTCAATCCACATTTAACTTTTCATTCAACCATGCATCTCTGCATGCcgttttttctatatttatttttaaacttttCGCAAACACTTatgcaatattatttatacttgCAGGATTCTAACGAAATGTGGTAGCTTAAGCTCCATCCGGTTACAACACTATGGCGCTAGGAGACATTCCTCACTACTATTCAGCTGTTGAAAACTATTATTTAATCATATTCTCTGacccaaaatttgaaaacttgGTTGTATGAAAGCTTTACTAAAGCTTTAAAAATTAACTTGTAGAGTCGgttttaatttctaattatttgaAAACAGCTTATTGCataaataacacattttaaCAAAGTTGACGCTTCaagttttcatttgtttttacTTAGCtttgtgttttttcaatgttaattAATCGTATTTTAGTATGTTTCATCGTTAATTTATTGAACTTTGGTATGTGATCCCATAAAAAGGATTTGTTAATTTCGTCCCATCAGGGCATTTTGAATAACTGAATGCTCAGTTCGTTTCTTTGGATACATAACCATTCATTATGCTTTCTGTTTTGTTCACTTTTCTAATAAAtgtgtttcttcatcttttGTTGCTCTTTATTCTTCCTTTTGTGTCTTTATTTTGCACGGGGTTTCCCATTATATATTTGAAAGCTATTTGGTCAGTGAATTCCTACCATGCTATATCATTGATACATGGCTAGAATATGTGACTTTTGATATTCCCAATTTCATTGAGGAATGTGTGTTGAAATAGTTTATGCTAGACGATATTTTGGTTAACATTAATGGTCAGAAGTTGACTGAATAGccatcaatttttaaaacaacataattgaaaatttaatccTTTAAAGAAGTtgaatatagaatattttttcaattagatAACTTTCCTGTAAAATCAGATACAAAAATACATCTTAGGTGATTACATTTatattgagattcacttgaTAAGTGAATAGGACTAAGTGGACATTATAGGTCGGCATAGATGTCATGtttcttttcatttatttatttagaaaagCAACTCCAACAAATATTTTAAGCCCAGTTGATAATGAGGGGATGAATGATACAGTACaaacatttctattttttccaccgccttctataacAGATAGCTCTGATTCAAGTCCTcctggtatatctgatataatattattgttgattctagttaataatgataaaatatattttatccgcaaagaaaatatatcttttaaatattgaataatacatttttgaaattgaatattcaacctCATTATAATATGTCTTCATAGCCTACAAACGATTTGACAACTTTGAGGAGTTGGAAAAATAGAGTTATCTGCTTCGTCTTTTGACAGTCAAGAATAGCAGCCCAATGTGATAACtttgtgaatctcactatagatcatGTAGCAATTTCTTTGATGTCGACATTAGTTTAAGGCTTGAGCGTAGGTGATGAAGTGAGGGATGATGTAATAAATGCCAGGCAGAAAGTGAATCGAACCCAAGGTTGGAACAGTCTTACTTGATGCTAGAGATCACTTGGTTTATTTatggatatattattcaatttatcctATATATTATGTTGGTTTTCATTCTCTGTTCAAGATGAAGATCTGTCTACTGAACGGATCCTCTGTCCTTTCTTGAACAAATAAGTAGGCTACAAACATGACGATGAGGAGTTTTCTACATACGCTAATCTATAACTAGAATTTGTAAGTTTATAATGTTGCAAATGATTGgctagatcaaaaaattattttaatcaagCTCttctaaaaagaaacatacAGTTTCTAGTTTATAAATTCAGCTTATAATTATTGAGAGGTACTTATTTGACTTTGAATTGGAGCTCGGAATTGACACTGGATgagttttgaaatgaaaatatcctTTTTAGGTAGAGTTGTAACTTGTCATAGGCCTACTGCTGAGTTGTAACCTAAATGAGTTTATATGTAGAAATCGATCAGATCTGGCAAGTAGAAAATGTTAACTTCTCTGTGCTATAATTTACTGACATGATTGTATAATGGGATTATATTCAGTTTTAACCTCTTCAATAAAGTTTATTGGAAGTGACTTAGCAGTAGCCATACTTAGCCAGCAATCAAACCCAAAACCAAAGGTTTCCTAGAGAAACATTTTGAGATGTTACAAGCTATTTGTGTGCAGCTTCTTAAATACTATGATTACAGAAATTTATGATCAAGAATTGGAACTGcagtaattttcaatttgagaactCCTCTCTTCTAATTTCAGATACAAATTTTCCAATCTGTAGAGGGAACACTGCAGGATCAGAGGTTggtattcttcattcattctacCATAGTAATAGTATTTGAAACTGGACATAATTAGGTTgtcttgaatttatttcaaaactcCATTCTGCTTttatgccgcatccacactTTCGCCGAATGCGTACAAATGACGATGAGAGccagtgtggatgggtggtttgccagcgctcgcCTTCGCTTGCCGCCGCTACGATTTTTGTAGAGCGAAGGCGAGTAGATCCATCCACAAATGGTCACATTGCTGTTTGGATGACAAGACCAACATGGCCAAGCACCATTTGGCCAGTGACTGGGCGATAGTGTGTGCTGGGCCTTAAGCTGATCTTACAACTAACTAGTGCataaggaatcttccttttgttTTGCTTTACCTGCTGTTCTCGTAAATGAggcattaatattattttaaattatcataagaaatattattattttataatattattgctatttcaATGATTAGCTGCCTTTGCATTTCTGCTAtaatatgttatttatttacttaagTTCAGTTCTGTAACACATATTCTGTATAGGATAGTTCTGGAACGTACAGGATAATAAAATCATACACTACACGGCTTGGCATTCTCACTGTCAGCCTAATTTATTGAGATGTCATCTATGTATATGATTTTCAGTATTCAAGTTAGGATTGCAATATAATTTCTGAGGATGATAACCACATAAGCCCCAGGCTTCTGCATGAGGAGTGAGTGATGGAGGTTATAAATGGACCTTCAGGTTCAAGTGGGCTGCAAACCACGAGAACTCTTGATACTCATGTTATATTTAtgcataaaaataattttaatcaaatttagatttattaatcttcattaaaaataatcGTCAGTGATGATTAACTTTTTCGAACTTGTTAAGAAAGATTATTACATGGTTGAATAATATGCATGCCTTGTCCATTCATCACCTCCATCAATTACTCCTCATGTATACAAATCTGGGGCTTATGTGGTTAGCATTCTCAGAAATGATATTGCATTGCAATAATAACATgccttgaataatattgatgagtAAATTTGTTTTGCAGTGCATAATGCATCATGAAATCCAACCACTGATGGAGACGTTCCGACTGATCTACAGCGAGCTGCACAATCATGTTGTGAAACACAAGTGTGAAAATCCGGACAAGAAAACTGCTGTAATGCTGCGACAATTGTGCCAGTATCTTATCAATAACGGAAAATTGGTGAGTCTTATGCTGTTGATGTAATGTGTATAGAAAATGCCAATATACTATAGAGAATagatagcataaaaagatatcccatAGGTCgttaatgttccaaattttaagctGACTTTTGTTAACTCATGCCGACTACTGTCtgttattattgttttgcccgggtgagagtgtgaaaacggcacagtattgattgattgattgagtactttatttatgtagattacaatatatactggcttatacacttatacaatagcttacaatacagcaaaattatagatgaatttacataatataaactaagaaaatgattattgagctgtatatgatatgaaaaaagcaatttgttataactatagataatattgttatgcatctacataaattggcggagctttggacatatcaatgtccattcttcggaaagaatattcgaagtatccttcccactaactctctaccagtatgagagactaccagcgtcacatagcttcatgaaAAAGAACTACTGGTACTATCGGCTTGGGTTGAAGTGAAATTGGAATATGAACGccctaaaccatgggatatcttctttaCTTAATCTACCCTTTCTCTATGATTGTACCAAATACCTTGATAGGCAAATATTTTGGTAAGACTATCATCCTAAACATGTGTACCATACAATGAGATCAACACAAAAATAgttcataataaaaaattctcatTTTTCGTCCTCCAGTATGATTAAAGGTCCATCTCAAGGCCGAAGAGAGGAAATTTGTAATGATGGGCTATTTCTGTGTTGTTCTCTTGGTTTGGTTCACATTTGAGAGATTGGGTCAATATCTGCGTGTGGAGGAGCCTCCACAGATTTATATCAATATCCCAGTTGTTTGTATCAATAACTCAGTTGATAACATGATTCTTGAAGATCAGTTTCATTTCTTCAGAATTATTCACTGTTCGTTTTAGGGCTACTGATTattaaaatatacaataaaaaactatcaagtaccttttattttatttcaacactactagtttcaacttttcaatgcAATTAATGGTACTTGATAgttttttattgtgtgttttgtaaattgaacattttgatgaattaaaGATGGCTATAATAAAGATGTCTTATTCAGCATATGCCCAGTCCATATTGCAATATGGTATTAGGGTATGGGTTGGAGTATTGGACAtccattttaataaaatctccgTAATTCAAAGATATATTTTAAAAACTGCACTTGGAAGACCAAGACGATATCCCAGACATAGCCTTTTTTCAGAGTTTTACAGTAAGACAACTTTACGTGAAAAACTCAATTCTAGCCGTTCataagcataaaaatctctttgaAACTAACATTCCGTCGTATAGTTTCCGTTCATTATCTCATTGCCGCATTCCTAGAACAAATTTAACAGTATGCCACAGACAGTTCATATACATtagtaataaattgatgaattttgcCTGACCAATTAATTTCAGATAGATTTAATAAATCAGTCATTAAAAGTATAGAGGGATGGATCAGAAATAACAATGTTTTTTGCCTCATGTACAGCTAAAATCTACTTTATCAAAAAACGTGtttctttgatattatttccACTAGGTTACATTTTTCAGATATtatattaatacaattattattattattactactatttgaaaaaaaaattaatcatcatttaagtttaaattaaattaaataccATCTTTTGGTACTTGTTAGCACTCAAACttaggttttgctggcaacgccaatTAAAAATTTAGGTTTAAGTTTCTACTGCAATTCTGAATAAGTATgaagtatttgttttatttatgattgGCAAATGAATGATTTGATTCGAACTATGGGTTTTCAAGTAGACGTTCTCACTCGAGAAATTTCTCGCATGCCCAGTTGAGTagatttcctatttttgtaaaataaccAAACTAAACTTGGTATTTCGATGTTGAAgacatttacaaaaaatatcaacacGAATATATTGAGCAATTCAGTGCAGTGTAGGTTTTTCTTATGATGATTTAAGAGtaataaaacttttcataattcataGAATgacaaaaagttttttttttgtttcagaaCGTTTGGGACTTTGACGATCGCGCTGACAACAACCTTCAAGTGTTGATAAAAGCGAATCCGCAGTGGGGTATTTCAGTTGATAACGACCTGTTGGACATTCCGGAACCAGATCTGCCCATAGCCTGCTCaatcaaaaacaatttttactACTTTTTTGGATTAGTCGTCAAGCTTCTTCTGGGTACGAGTTCAATATCACTTTCAATTGTCGTTTTTTGTTCTAGGATTTagacttttttataattttggacAAAACTAGACCTCAAacttggacaacattaactttttatcaaaatttttaaagagaaatagtacaggctcagcctattttttcctttcaatgtcataattattatattatgattgtagtattttgtacaataaataaatacaacttTAGCCGTAGTTTTATAAGCTTCTTTCTGATGGATCAATATCAGTTATGAAGAGCTTAGTCATTtctctgttgcatatccatactttttcactattagaattaaacttgaattttaaaaacacttatggagtgaaaatggcagtctgatgatgaccaacaaacaggtcgaaacgattgtcactaccaatgtaagtgcattttcactccataagtgtttttaaaattcaagtttagctTAGTCATATTGATTTAAGATGATGGGTTTTGACTGTTGTAATGACTGAAGTATTGACTGTTGCTTGGGTTGTTAATAAACATATTCCATGACAATTTCAATTGAGATTTCCAATTCCTGAGActcattcctgaataatttattatctaatTATTGctgaattttaaaaaagtttCTATAGTaaagttcacgttataatggcagtttagAAATATAGgtgaacagtgttgccgattctctgccttgtgaCTATCTTCTATAGCTGATGCCGGTAGGactatatctgatgtaatatttaactgttcatccttgttttaaataatgcattattatattttattcgtcaagaaaaatatttttcaatgattaaataggtaatacatttttataatattgtgtacgttctgtgtacagtaaatttttccagttccaatcgtaaattgttccatcacgtgactagtgaaaaatgttcccatggaacgccatttcaaaattgttggttcaagcttttgacgcgcacttataaagttgatttacaccaaaatgGGTCGTTAACTAGCTGcttgaatgaagaaaggctgttttattatttatttattattttacaaaggcgactttctagaagtattttaagcctaggtgatgatgatgggatgaatgataatacaatgaaggtagagttatgaatgaataaaaattataggttatgctatccacttgaatttatttacaaacgtaccgtctagaaaagtgtgcatgcacagagaagcaagcagactacaatcaTCGActaatgagagctcagatagttggaactgtaccaggccggacaatttaccacacttcgactgtggggcaggaacttggaactggaactggtttttggtacagaatctgtcaaaattcttcccatgggaagcggaactttttacttggtaaattgtgaatcggacaatttatttaccacattccatgtacacagaacgggcccattaAGATTAAacattttgattattatttatatttaattgttAGTAAACGATCTGGGAACAATG
This window contains:
- the LOC111056569 gene encoding inner nuclear membrane protein Man1, with the translated sequence MADLDSLSDAELRKKLAEHNISAAITGTTRKIYIKKLKQLMGQADLNDTAPNRSSGKFSSGESSEDELKKPATRSKKNTPSKVVSPTVKTTRRRSPGRASGNYNGETHTFSGDEQVDNAQDTRSIDTSYENRSSNKISSRRSLHPDSDLSIGRSNSQLPSYENGFNSANLEGTRSSLSSSASRLSRGLDGSIIFPSASLSEGRFKSRFLNNDNASSLTAKPLGDSNFISELKSRYGANKSASSTFSSRFGNDVKESDDEDHIANTVTQPTNARPRYYKWTAAESPWWKNSSVVSMSLVAFLGVFFLMIFLIYLGAARKDASISSPDTNFPICRGNTAGSECIMHHEIQPLMETFRLIYSELHNHVVKHKCENPDKKTAVMLRQLCQYLINNGKLNVWDFDDRADNNLQVLIKANPQWGISVDNDLLDIPEPDLPIACSIKNNFYYFFGLVVKLLLGIALLWVGYKAVEWRMSKADEHKKQVFKLVEQIIAIVSAHCACAENKFMAINHVRDQLIPPQQRTNMQSVWDEAVTYLESNESRMRTEVQLVSGEEFRVWRWLGGAGGPPGGAQGAPRRKVWQGQAFETMEGSVNSLSVSPTPCLKIRHMFDPEVETGVDWMSDVRNAILEKCSSASVVHVALDRGSSEGCVYLKCTSPQEAGKAYRALHGSWFDSKLVTVKYLRVERYHERFPEAEGLTTPLHPTNNKKQSLQ